A genomic segment from bacterium encodes:
- the polA gene encoding DNA polymerase I — MPSPTAPRLHLIDGSGYVYRAFHALPALSTTRGQPTNAIFGFAKMVAKLIREERPDHVAVVFDAPGRATFRDAMFDGYKASRARMPDELRSQIPYIRRLVEALRLPVIEEPGVEADDVIGTLVTQASRAGVSTVVVTGDKDMMQVVDERTSLLDPMRDRRFGPAEVVERFGVPPALVPDVLGLMGDAIDDIPGVTGVGEKTAMALVQKLGPVERILASLDEVPSTGIRGAKKVAETLAREAETAQLSKRLATIQCDLPLELELEALRWSGPDREHLRPLLVELEIHSLLRELGVAGETVAIVTTEVDAATASTAARTLAAASAVAIVPVLEGARATTAALAVLALAGPSDPVVVARDPDTSGALLALAPVLNDLAVTKVGADLKATRVALARRGVRLGGPAFDLGLASYCLNPSAADHGIGALAEELLGHPRAEDEDAVANAARAARAAHGLVPILSERLRAHEMERLFRDVEMPLAEVLAEMELAGVALDVPVLTRLGGELEASLARLMAEIHELAGGPFNIGSPPQLREVLFERLKIPTRGIRRGKTGLSTDVDVLTRLAREHPLPGKILEWRQLSKLKSTYVDALPALVDPHSGRLHTSFNQTVAATGRLSSSDPNLQNIPVRSEEGRRIRAAFVAPPGQRLISADYSQIELRLLAHLADDPGLCAAFAAEADVHATTAAEVFKELPPAEGRRLAKVINYGLVYGMGPSRAARELGVSLAEAEAYIEGYFTRYPRVRRFIDDTIAGARRCGFVTTVLGRRRYLPEIGARDAAVRQFAERAATNTPIQGSAADLIKLAMLEVRRRLRAEGFRAQMLLQVHDELVLEAPDAEAERAAGLVRTVMEEVWPLRVPLRAEVRIGANWAEVH, encoded by the coding sequence ATGCCATCTCCGACCGCACCGCGGCTGCATCTGATCGACGGCAGCGGGTACGTGTATCGCGCGTTCCATGCGCTCCCGGCGCTGTCGACGACGCGCGGGCAGCCGACGAACGCCATCTTCGGATTCGCGAAGATGGTCGCGAAGCTGATCCGCGAAGAACGGCCCGACCACGTCGCCGTGGTGTTCGACGCCCCGGGGCGCGCCACCTTTCGCGACGCCATGTTCGACGGCTACAAGGCCTCGCGGGCGAGGATGCCGGACGAGCTGCGCTCCCAGATCCCGTACATCCGCCGGCTGGTCGAGGCGCTGCGGCTGCCGGTGATCGAGGAGCCCGGGGTCGAGGCGGACGACGTCATCGGCACGCTCGTGACGCAGGCGAGCCGCGCCGGCGTCTCGACCGTGGTCGTCACCGGCGACAAGGACATGATGCAGGTCGTCGACGAGCGCACGAGCCTGCTCGACCCGATGCGCGATCGCCGCTTCGGGCCGGCCGAGGTGGTCGAGCGCTTCGGGGTTCCGCCGGCCCTGGTCCCCGACGTGCTCGGGCTCATGGGCGACGCCATCGACGACATCCCCGGTGTCACCGGCGTGGGCGAGAAGACGGCGATGGCGCTCGTGCAGAAGCTCGGGCCGGTCGAACGTATCCTCGCCTCGCTCGACGAAGTTCCGAGCACCGGCATTCGCGGCGCGAAGAAGGTGGCCGAGACGCTTGCGCGCGAGGCCGAGACGGCGCAGCTCTCCAAGCGGCTCGCCACGATCCAGTGCGATCTGCCGCTCGAGCTCGAGCTCGAGGCGCTGCGCTGGAGCGGGCCCGATCGGGAGCATCTGCGGCCACTGCTGGTGGAGCTCGAGATCCACTCGCTCCTGCGCGAGCTCGGCGTCGCCGGCGAGACCGTCGCGATCGTGACGACCGAGGTCGACGCGGCGACCGCCTCCACGGCGGCGCGCACGCTGGCGGCAGCGTCGGCGGTCGCGATCGTGCCGGTGCTCGAGGGCGCACGCGCCACCACGGCGGCGCTCGCGGTGCTCGCGCTCGCGGGGCCGAGCGATCCGGTCGTCGTCGCGCGCGACCCGGACACGAGCGGCGCGCTCCTGGCGTTGGCGCCGGTGCTGAACGACCTCGCGGTCACCAAGGTCGGCGCCGACCTGAAGGCGACGCGCGTCGCCCTCGCGCGGCGCGGCGTACGCCTCGGGGGGCCGGCGTTCGACCTCGGCCTGGCGTCGTACTGTCTCAACCCCTCAGCCGCCGATCACGGCATCGGCGCGTTGGCCGAGGAGCTGCTCGGCCATCCGCGTGCCGAGGACGAGGACGCCGTTGCGAACGCGGCGCGGGCGGCCCGCGCTGCCCATGGTCTCGTGCCCATCCTCTCGGAGCGTCTCCGCGCGCACGAGATGGAGCGGCTCTTCCGTGACGTCGAGATGCCGCTCGCCGAGGTCCTCGCCGAGATGGAGCTCGCCGGCGTGGCCCTCGATGTGCCGGTGCTCACGCGGCTCGGGGGGGAGCTCGAGGCGTCGCTCGCCCGGCTGATGGCGGAGATCCACGAGCTCGCCGGCGGCCCGTTCAACATCGGCTCGCCGCCGCAGCTGCGCGAGGTGCTCTTCGAGCGGCTCAAGATCCCGACGCGCGGCATCCGCCGCGGGAAGACCGGCTTGTCCACCGATGTCGACGTGCTGACGCGGCTCGCGCGCGAGCACCCGCTGCCGGGCAAGATCCTCGAGTGGCGCCAGCTCTCGAAGCTCAAGTCGACGTACGTCGATGCGCTGCCGGCGCTGGTCGATCCGCACAGCGGTCGTCTGCACACGTCGTTCAATCAGACCGTGGCGGCGACGGGACGGCTCTCGAGCTCCGATCCCAATCTGCAGAACATTCCGGTGCGCAGCGAGGAGGGCCGGCGCATCCGCGCCGCGTTCGTCGCACCGCCCGGCCAGCGCCTGATCTCGGCCGACTACTCGCAGATCGAGCTGCGCCTGCTCGCCCATCTCGCCGACGACCCCGGCTTGTGCGCCGCGTTCGCAGCCGAGGCGGACGTGCACGCGACGACGGCGGCCGAGGTCTTCAAGGAGCTGCCGCCGGCCGAGGGGCGGCGGTTGGCCAAGGTGATCAACTACGGGCTCGTCTATGGCATGGGCCCGTCGCGTGCGGCGCGCGAGCTCGGCGTCTCGCTGGCCGAGGCCGAGGCCTACATCGAGGGCTACTTCACGCGCTACCCGCGCGTGCGCCGCTTCATCGATGACACCATCGCCGGCGCGCGGCGTTGCGGCTTCGTTACGACCGTCCTCGGCCGGCGCCGCTACCTGCCCGAGATCGGCGCCCGCGATGCGGCCGTGCGGCAGTTCGCGGAGCGCGCGGCGACCAATACGCCGATCCAGGGGTCGGCGGCCGATCTGATCAAGCTCGCCATGCTCGAGGTGCGCCGCCGGCTGCGTGCAGAGGGATTCCGAGCGCAGATGCTATTGCAGGTGCACGATGAGCTGGTGCTGGAGGCCCCGGATGCGGAGGCGGAACGGGCGGCGGGTCTCGTGCGGACCGTCATGGAGGAGGTCTGGCCGCTGCGGGTTCCCTTGCGGGCCGAGGTACGAATCGGGGCGAACTGGGCCGAGGTCCACTGA
- a CDS encoding sigma-70 family RNA polymerase sigma factor: protein MAPSDWELVRRAREGDRDAFRTLVERYQRKVAALALGMLRNREDALDVVQETFTKAYQSLDRFKGDSSFYTWVYRIAANLCIDHQRRDAKLVHVPIDARGNDGEATGEEIPAAALEGSEPDEPFQRARDAEISAGLARAISELTPEHRAVILLREVDGLSYEEISEVLGCPKGTVMSRLHYARRQLQERLRSLR, encoded by the coding sequence GTGGCGCCTAGCGACTGGGAGCTCGTACGGCGGGCCCGGGAGGGTGATCGTGATGCCTTCCGGACCCTGGTCGAGCGCTACCAGCGCAAGGTGGCGGCTCTGGCGCTCGGAATGCTCAGGAACAGGGAAGACGCCCTCGACGTGGTCCAAGAAACCTTCACCAAGGCCTACCAGAGCCTGGACCGGTTCAAAGGCGATTCGTCGTTCTACACGTGGGTGTACCGCATCGCCGCCAACCTCTGTATCGATCATCAGCGGCGGGATGCGAAGCTCGTCCACGTCCCCATCGATGCTCGCGGCAACGATGGCGAGGCGACGGGCGAGGAAATTCCTGCCGCCGCGCTCGAAGGCAGCGAACCCGACGAGCCCTTCCAGCGGGCCCGCGATGCGGAGATCTCTGCGGGCCTCGCCCGAGCCATCTCCGAGTTGACCCCCGAGCATCGCGCCGTCATACTCCTGCGCGAAGTGGATGGGCTCTCCTACGAGGAGATCAGCGAGGTTCTCGGGTGCCCGAAGGGCACCGTGATGAGCCGACTCCACTACGCGCGACGCCAGCTCCAGGAGCGGTTGCGCAGCCTGCGCTGA